In Halovivax gelatinilyticus, the following are encoded in one genomic region:
- a CDS encoding ABC transporter substrate-binding protein: MAGIAGFPAVTAQDDDLDPVEDRVEVDPADIVEGGTLNVGLVLDPDTFDEPQSVEAPATIVHQLFYETLLRPSASGEPHEWLSESFELVETQDIDRSAYEEYMVSAPIEDGVIETEEQIVVTHPETDTAEDDEAQVLTVAETGDAVADGVFGMQYRHELHEGVEFHNGEELTADNVVQSYERWEHSANAGQVFDQFLHAEAEDEYTVSIYSQVPDAEAIDDNLWPIYPEEQADIPLGEWDPLEGNDPIGTGPWVFEQYEEQNFIVVSRNENYWLEEVGLDAMPWWDGPDDFPASPVIDEIQMEIVPEDSTRAAALETGEIDLTYNLTADQNTSFDQSEDFRVATSSGGSYLFVQFPVTVEPFDDERVRRAVNHLIPRTDIVETIEQGWATEAWAPLPELAAEAGTTDYEQLEENLREYNEFNPERAQELIEEAGVETPIQANFQTNSDNDDRVRKGEFIVESLNASGLFDATLETPGDLTTFVGMFFEPDYHEQGNIAMVGLSGTFNPHSFVEAIHHPDQFLECCNGNIPPGSLPAEFVEDMDNAQFGIDIADDPDMRAERYDELWEQFLEINANSIVDFEIQSAVLNDVDLHGYNMYPFVTGLLSYGLHNPIDQQITYIDRQ, from the coding sequence GTGGCCGGAATCGCAGGATTCCCGGCCGTAACGGCACAGGACGACGACCTCGACCCCGTCGAGGACCGCGTCGAAGTAGATCCGGCCGACATCGTCGAGGGCGGGACGTTAAACGTCGGGCTCGTGCTCGACCCCGACACGTTCGACGAACCACAGAGCGTGGAAGCGCCGGCGACGATCGTCCACCAGCTCTTCTACGAGACGCTCTTGCGGCCGTCCGCATCGGGCGAACCGCACGAGTGGCTCTCGGAGTCGTTCGAGCTCGTCGAAACGCAGGACATCGATCGGTCGGCCTACGAGGAGTACATGGTCTCGGCGCCGATCGAAGACGGCGTCATCGAGACCGAAGAGCAGATCGTTGTGACACATCCAGAGACGGACACCGCCGAGGACGACGAGGCACAGGTGCTCACCGTCGCGGAGACCGGTGACGCCGTCGCCGACGGCGTCTTCGGGATGCAGTACCGACACGAGCTCCACGAGGGGGTCGAATTCCACAACGGCGAGGAGTTGACCGCCGACAACGTCGTCCAGTCCTACGAGCGCTGGGAGCACTCGGCGAACGCCGGGCAGGTGTTCGATCAGTTCCTCCACGCGGAGGCCGAAGACGAGTATACGGTCAGCATCTACTCGCAGGTTCCCGACGCGGAGGCGATCGACGACAACCTCTGGCCGATCTACCCCGAAGAACAGGCCGACATCCCGCTCGGCGAGTGGGATCCGCTCGAGGGGAACGATCCCATCGGGACCGGTCCGTGGGTGTTCGAACAGTACGAAGAGCAGAACTTCATCGTCGTCAGCCGCAACGAGAACTACTGGCTCGAGGAGGTCGGCCTCGACGCGATGCCGTGGTGGGATGGTCCCGACGACTTCCCGGCCAGTCCCGTGATCGACGAGATCCAGATGGAAATCGTCCCGGAAGACTCGACCCGGGCGGCCGCCCTCGAGACGGGCGAGATCGACCTGACGTACAACCTGACGGCCGATCAGAACACCAGTTTCGATCAGTCCGAGGACTTTCGCGTCGCGACGAGCTCCGGCGGCTCGTACCTGTTCGTCCAGTTCCCGGTGACCGTCGAGCCGTTCGACGACGAGCGGGTTCGGCGGGCGGTCAATCACCTCATCCCCCGAACGGACATCGTCGAGACGATCGAACAGGGCTGGGCCACCGAAGCGTGGGCGCCGCTGCCGGAACTGGCGGCCGAAGCCGGGACGACGGACTACGAGCAACTCGAGGAGAATCTCCGCGAGTACAACGAGTTCAACCCCGAACGCGCCCAGGAACTCATCGAAGAAGCCGGCGTGGAGACGCCGATTCAGGCGAACTTCCAGACGAACTCCGACAACGACGACCGCGTCCGCAAGGGCGAGTTCATCGTCGAGTCGTTAAACGCCTCGGGGCTATTCGACGCGACGCTCGAGACCCCGGGCGACCTCACGACGTTCGTCGGGATGTTCTTCGAGCCCGACTACCACGAGCAGGGTAACATCGCCATGGTGGGCCTGTCGGGAACGTTCAACCCGCACAGCTTCGTCGAGGCGATCCACCACCCGGATCAGTTCCTCGAGTGCTGTAACGGCAACATCCCGCCAGGATCGCTGCCGGCCGAGTTCGTCGAGGACATGGACAACGCCCAGTTCGGGATCGACATCGCTGACGATCCGGACATGCGCGCAGAGCGCTACGACGAACTCTGGGAGCAATTCCTCGAGATCAACGCGAACTCGATCGTCGACTTCGAGATTCAAAGCGCCGTATTGAACGACGTCGACCTCCACGGCTACAACATGTACCCGTTCGTCACGGGACTGCTGAGCTACGGCCTCCACAACCCGATCGACCAGCAGATCACCTACATCGATCGACAGTGA
- a CDS encoding ABC transporter permease, protein MSLRRFILKRFLVTIPILFGVSIVTFALVHLTPGDPVSQMVALNPDVSAAEEEQIRRQYGLHLPVWEQYVNWVGGILQGDFGEIIGTNRAVEDVVWARLPETIALGLFGWGFALLIAIPTGIYAAVNKDQIGDDASRVVALSGISIPNFWLGLMLILIFAVVLGYWPVLAPREPLYHPDMLWYLVLPGITIGTASSAILMRIMRSSMAEELNKEYVTAARAKGLPERTVILKHVLRNSLISVATVAAFLTASIISGSVVVEVVFSWPGLGREFINAIQARQIDLILAITLFTGVAIILANLLADIAYALLDPRIRDEY, encoded by the coding sequence ATGAGTCTCAGGCGTTTCATCCTAAAGCGGTTCCTGGTGACGATCCCAATCCTCTTTGGGGTCTCGATAGTGACGTTCGCACTCGTCCACCTGACGCCGGGCGATCCGGTCAGCCAGATGGTCGCGCTAAATCCGGACGTCTCTGCGGCGGAAGAAGAACAGATACGCCGACAGTACGGCCTGCACCTGCCCGTCTGGGAGCAGTACGTAAACTGGGTCGGGGGGATCCTCCAGGGCGACTTCGGCGAGATCATCGGGACCAATCGTGCCGTCGAAGACGTCGTCTGGGCTCGACTGCCGGAGACGATCGCGCTCGGTCTGTTCGGCTGGGGCTTTGCGCTCCTGATCGCGATTCCGACCGGGATCTACGCGGCGGTGAACAAAGACCAGATCGGTGACGACGCCAGCCGCGTCGTCGCCCTCTCGGGTATTTCGATCCCGAACTTCTGGCTCGGACTCATGCTAATCTTGATCTTCGCCGTCGTCCTCGGCTACTGGCCCGTACTCGCCCCGCGCGAGCCGCTCTATCACCCGGATATGTTGTGGTACCTGGTCTTGCCGGGTATCACGATCGGAACGGCCTCCTCGGCCATCCTGATGCGAATCATGCGCTCGTCCATGGCGGAGGAGTTGAACAAAGAGTACGTCACCGCGGCCCGGGCGAAGGGACTGCCCGAACGGACGGTCATCTTGAAACACGTCCTGCGGAACTCGCTCATCTCCGTCGCCACGGTGGCCGCGTTTCTCACCGCGAGCATCATCTCCGGATCGGTCGTCGTCGAGGTCGTCTTCAGCTGGCCGGGGCTCGGCCGCGAGTTCATCAACGCGATCCAGGCGCGCCAGATCGACCTCATCCTGGCGATCACGCTGTTTACCGGCGTGGCGATCATCCTGGCGAACTTGCTCGCCGACATCGCCTACGCGCTGCTCGATCCGAGAATCAGAGACGAGTACTGA
- a CDS encoding ABC transporter permease produces the protein MTTERYVPDERGRIQITGFDPERVIEREPLSEWTEDTGGETVGRWRRAVGRFTRNRSAMLGLFVVLVMTLLAVFARPITVGGFAVQPYAIAPFEPSDIVAFHGSDAGIYAEPSREHPMGTDETGRDLFTRVLYGGRYSISIGFIVVFLTATFGIVYGSISGYFGGWTDEILMRFVDLIFAFPGLVLALIIVAMLGGGYWQLVAAFSLVGWASYARLIRGEVLKVKQNEYVLAAKALGARDRSIIFKHVVPNALAPVVVQASLSVGTVVIGVAALGFLGVGFDPGTPEWGTMLDATRETLIAGPTGSIPWWATVYPGVAIFLFVMAMNLIGDGINDALDAQEGEVALQGGGG, from the coding sequence ATGACCACAGAACGATACGTACCAGACGAGCGCGGTCGGATCCAGATCACGGGGTTCGATCCGGAACGCGTCATCGAACGCGAACCGCTATCAGAGTGGACGGAAGATACCGGCGGCGAAACGGTCGGCCGGTGGCGCAGAGCCGTCGGACGGTTCACCCGGAATCGAAGCGCCATGCTCGGACTGTTCGTCGTGCTCGTCATGACGCTGCTCGCCGTCTTCGCCCGCCCGATAACCGTCGGCGGCTTCGCCGTCCAGCCGTACGCCATCGCCCCGTTCGAGCCCTCTGATATCGTCGCGTTTCACGGCTCCGACGCGGGTATCTACGCCGAACCGTCGCGAGAACACCCGATGGGAACCGACGAGACCGGCCGCGATCTGTTCACCCGGGTGCTCTACGGCGGCCGATACAGCATTTCGATCGGCTTCATCGTCGTCTTCCTGACGGCGACGTTCGGTATCGTCTACGGGAGTATCTCCGGCTACTTCGGCGGCTGGACCGACGAGATCCTGATGCGCTTTGTCGACCTCATCTTCGCGTTCCCCGGACTCGTGCTCGCGCTGATCATCGTCGCGATGCTCGGCGGCGGCTACTGGCAACTGGTCGCAGCGTTCAGCCTGGTCGGCTGGGCCTCCTACGCTCGCCTGATACGCGGCGAGGTTCTCAAGGTGAAACAAAACGAGTACGTACTCGCAGCGAAGGCGCTCGGTGCGCGCGATCGATCGATCATCTTCAAGCACGTCGTGCCCAACGCGTTGGCCCCGGTGGTCGTCCAGGCGTCACTCAGCGTCGGGACCGTCGTCATCGGCGTCGCCGCGCTCGGCTTTCTCGGCGTCGGATTCGACCCCGGAACGCCCGAGTGGGGAACGATGTTAGACGCCACGCGCGAGACGCTGATCGCCGGGCCGACCGGGTCGATCCCGTGGTGGGCGACGGTGTATCCCGGCGTCGCGATCTTCCTGTTCGTGATGGCCATGAACTTAATCGGTGACGGCATCAACGACGCGCTCGACGCCCAGGAGGGCGAAGTCGCCCTGCAGGGAGGTGGCGGCTGA
- a CDS encoding ABC transporter ATP-binding protein produces the protein MALLEVSDLSVNFYTQEGVVKAVDGLSYEIDYGEKFGVVGESGAGKSVTALSLMRLIEDPGRIVEGEIVFDGQNLLELSDQEIRNVRGNRIAMIFQDAQTALNPVYTIGEQIAEAIRHHLGYDTEQAKARAIQLLDDVGIPEAETRYNDYPHQFSGGMQQRAVIAIALSCDPDLLICDEPTTALDVTIEAQILELIEELADEYDTAVQLITHDLGVIAQVCDRVLVMYAGKPVEKADVDDLYYDPKHPYTVGLMSSIPRVGDPSDRLQTIPGTMPDLVELPSGCSFHPRCPFAEEVCPQIEPPLVDVETGLPAEESATHSSACLEYTGDLEEGLDYEVHVEETADYEPDQPEDTRPEEGD, from the coding sequence ATGGCGCTGCTCGAAGTTTCGGACCTCTCGGTGAACTTCTACACCCAGGAGGGCGTCGTCAAGGCCGTCGACGGGCTCTCTTACGAGATCGACTACGGGGAGAAGTTCGGCGTCGTCGGCGAGAGCGGCGCCGGAAAGAGCGTCACGGCCCTCTCGCTGATGCGCCTCATCGAGGATCCCGGTCGGATCGTCGAGGGCGAGATCGTCTTCGACGGTCAGAACCTGCTCGAGCTGAGCGACCAGGAGATCAGAAACGTCAGGGGCAACCGGATCGCCATGATCTTTCAGGACGCACAGACGGCGTTGAACCCGGTCTACACGATCGGCGAGCAGATCGCGGAGGCGATCAGACACCACCTCGGCTACGACACGGAGCAGGCGAAAGCCCGGGCGATACAGTTACTCGACGACGTGGGCATTCCGGAGGCAGAAACCAGGTACAACGACTATCCCCACCAGTTCTCCGGCGGGATGCAACAGCGCGCCGTCATCGCCATCGCCCTCTCGTGCGATCCCGACCTGCTCATCTGTGACGAGCCCACGACCGCGCTCGACGTGACGATCGAGGCCCAGATATTGGAACTGATCGAGGAACTCGCAGACGAGTACGACACGGCAGTCCAGCTGATAACCCACGATCTCGGCGTCATCGCGCAGGTCTGCGATCGCGTGCTCGTCATGTACGCCGGCAAACCGGTCGAGAAGGCGGACGTCGACGACCTCTACTACGATCCCAAACACCCCTACACGGTCGGGTTGATGAGTTCGATCCCGCGCGTCGGCGATCCGAGCGATCGCCTCCAGACGATACCGGGAACCATGCCGGACCTCGTCGAGCTGCCGTCCGGCTGTAGTTTCCACCCGCGGTGTCCGTTCGCAGAGGAGGTCTGCCCGCAAATCGAACCACCCCTGGTTGACGTCGAAACCGGCCTCCCGGCCGAGGAGTCGGCGACGCACTCGTCGGCCTGTCTCGAGTACACCGGCGACTTGGAGGAGGGTCTCGACTACGAGGTTCACGTCGAGGAAACGGCGGACTACGAACCGGATCAGCCCGAAGACACCCGACCCGAGGAGGGAGATTGA
- a CDS encoding ABC transporter ATP-binding protein → MERPSDSNEYTLDGAVDGQPPDRSNEEPLLAVEGLTKYYDASTGFVDRLLGRERKVRAVDGIDLELYEGETLGIVGESGCGKTTLGRAMLQLVEPTDGAVYYRGEELTGASSKRIRELRTDLQYIFQDPFSSLNPRLTVGDIIGEPLDIHDIAEGEARTERIYDLLETVGLNASHTYRYPHEFSGGQRQRIGIARALAVDPEVIVCDEPVSALDVSVQAQILNLLEDLQDEFDLSYIFIAHDLSVVEHISDRIGVMYLGKMAEIGSTAEVFTPPYHPYTEALLSAIPEPDPRWEGDQIFLPGDVPSPLNPPSGCRFHTRCPRVIQPAGYDLEQSVWRDVMTFKLRLREADGLEAVTAIEGASDGEMRTDADEPEDAIEPPDPSEISRDHLDELVREEFSLPAYLEDPDAEDVISDTVGLLYDGDLEGASTRLDRAFESPCEVHPPALYPTGETHRIACLLYDDRYTGEEFREPATGGTDEAAADD, encoded by the coding sequence ATGGAACGACCGTCCGATTCGAACGAGTACACGCTGGACGGCGCCGTCGACGGGCAACCGCCCGATCGATCGAACGAGGAGCCGCTGCTCGCCGTCGAGGGGCTGACGAAGTACTACGACGCGAGCACCGGATTCGTCGACCGGCTGCTCGGCCGAGAGCGGAAGGTCCGGGCGGTCGACGGCATCGACCTCGAACTGTACGAGGGCGAAACCCTCGGCATCGTCGGCGAGAGCGGCTGCGGGAAGACCACGCTCGGCCGGGCGATGCTCCAGCTGGTCGAACCGACAGACGGAGCGGTCTACTATCGAGGTGAGGAGCTGACCGGCGCGTCGAGTAAGCGGATTCGTGAACTCCGAACGGACCTCCAGTACATCTTTCAGGACCCGTTCTCGAGTCTGAACCCCCGGCTGACGGTCGGCGACATCATCGGCGAACCGCTCGACATTCACGACATCGCCGAGGGCGAAGCGCGGACGGAACGCATCTACGACCTCTTAGAGACCGTCGGGTTGAACGCCAGTCACACCTACCGCTATCCTCACGAGTTCTCCGGCGGACAGCGCCAGCGAATCGGTATCGCCCGCGCGCTCGCCGTCGATCCAGAGGTGATCGTCTGCGACGAACCCGTAAGCGCCCTCGACGTCAGCGTCCAGGCCCAGATTCTGAACTTACTCGAGGACCTTCAGGACGAGTTCGACCTCTCGTACATCTTCATCGCCCACGACCTCTCCGTCGTCGAACACATCTCCGACCGTATCGGCGTCATGTACCTCGGGAAGATGGCCGAGATCGGCTCGACGGCGGAGGTGTTTACCCCGCCGTACCACCCCTACACTGAGGCGCTGCTGTCGGCGATCCCGGAACCCGATCCGCGGTGGGAGGGTGATCAAATTTTTCTCCCCGGTGACGTCCCCTCGCCGCTCAACCCGCCGTCGGGGTGTCGGTTTCACACCCGCTGTCCGCGCGTCATCCAGCCCGCGGGCTACGACCTCGAACAGTCGGTCTGGCGCGACGTGATGACCTTCAAGCTCAGACTCCGCGAGGCCGACGGACTCGAAGCGGTTACGGCGATCGAAGGCGCGAGTGACGGCGAGATGCGAACGGATGCCGACGAACCCGAAGACGCCATCGAACCGCCGGATCCGAGCGAGATTTCGAGAGACCACCTGGACGAACTGGTCCGCGAGGAGTTTTCGCTCCCGGCGTACCTCGAAGATCCCGACGCAGAAGACGTCATCAGCGACACCGTCGGTCTGCTCTACGACGGCGACCTCGAGGGCGCCTCGACCCGCCTCGATCGAGCGTTCGAATCGCCGTGTGAAGTTCACCCGCCGGCGCTGTACCCGACCGGCGAGACCCACCGCATCGCCTGCCTGCTGTACGACGATCGCTACACCGGCGAGGAGTTTCGCGAACCCGCGACCGGCGGGACCGACGAAGCCGCAGCCGACGACTGA
- a CDS encoding glycosyltransferase — translation MRVAAVSLRTAHHEETDATGRFRTVLELLRDGGHDVHVLCARWWPDDRDVVADDGITYHGLVPTRDAGRSFCWRLPIAIRRLGADVVHVAAEPPAQVLAARWGTTLSNVPLVAEWTGANGSKETRDYRRAARRADAVVTPSRLVRTWVRELGVDGEDVAVVPDPIDLDRIRSIEPADSTDVVYARRLDEGANLESVLLGLAELRTKDWTATVVGDGPRRGAYQEMARELRIDDRIDFVGAADRDERIAIYRGGHVFAQTAEFCLYPTELAWALACGCVGVVEYHVDSAGHELVEGRERGFRTTSETELTDAIVTAGQLERTDFDDSFEALDRRAVRNQYLNLYETLQDEAGLF, via the coding sequence ATGCGCGTGGCCGCCGTCTCGCTCCGGACCGCCCACCACGAGGAGACGGACGCGACCGGGCGGTTCCGGACGGTTCTCGAATTACTTCGCGACGGCGGCCACGACGTGCACGTCCTGTGTGCCCGCTGGTGGCCAGACGACCGAGACGTCGTCGCCGACGACGGCATTACCTACCACGGACTGGTCCCGACCCGCGACGCCGGTCGCTCGTTCTGCTGGCGGCTGCCGATCGCGATCCGCCGGCTCGGCGCGGACGTCGTTCACGTCGCCGCGGAACCGCCGGCGCAGGTGCTCGCCGCGCGGTGGGGAACGACGCTCTCGAACGTACCGCTCGTCGCCGAGTGGACCGGCGCCAACGGCTCGAAAGAGACGCGCGACTACCGTCGAGCGGCCAGGCGAGCCGACGCCGTCGTCACCCCGTCCCGACTGGTCCGAACCTGGGTCCGCGAACTCGGCGTCGACGGCGAGGACGTCGCCGTCGTCCCGGATCCGATCGATCTCGACCGAATTCGGTCGATCGAGCCGGCCGATTCGACAGACGTCGTCTACGCCCGTCGACTCGACGAGGGAGCGAACCTAGAGAGCGTCCTGCTCGGGCTGGCGGAACTGCGCACCAAGGACTGGACCGCGACCGTCGTCGGTGACGGCCCACGACGGGGCGCCTACCAGGAGATGGCCCGAGAGCTGCGAATCGACGACCGGATCGACTTCGTCGGCGCCGCCGACCGCGACGAGCGCATCGCCATCTACCGCGGCGGGCACGTCTTCGCCCAGACGGCCGAGTTCTGTCTCTACCCGACAGAGCTGGCCTGGGCGCTCGCCTGTGGTTGCGTCGGCGTCGTCGAGTACCACGTCGACTCAGCCGGTCACGAACTCGTCGAGGGACGCGAACGCGGCTTCCGGACGACCAGCGAGACCGAACTTACCGACGCGATCGTCACCGCCGGTCAACTCGAGCGAACGGACTTCGACGACTCGTTCGAGGCGCTCGATCGGCGGGCGGTTCGCAACCAGTACCTGAATCTCTACGAAACTCTCCAGGACGAAGCCGGACTGTTCTGA